In Danaus plexippus chromosome 6, MEX_DaPlex, whole genome shotgun sequence, a single window of DNA contains:
- the LOC116778851 gene encoding alpha-crystallin B chain-like, whose amino-acid sequence MSLMPYWLRHMRNLAYRDPVTRILEDPFAVFARDPFFRDPAKYIRQVTAPLESEHAIEGIYSDAELKVDGKKVEVHLDVQNFTPEQIQVKTVGNEITVEGKKEIKREDGWTKSHFERRFLLPEGFPPERVECHLDKGKLKLVAFRAEPLTERKIPIQDKSDSDKS is encoded by the coding sequence ATGTCCCTGATGCCGTATTGGTTGCGACATATGAGAAATCTAGCGTATCGGGACCCGGTCACGAGGATCCTCGAAGACCCGTTTGCAGTTTTCGCGAGGGACCCTTTCTTCAGAGACCCGGCTAAATACATCAGGCAAGTCACAGCGCCTTTGGAATCGGAACATGCTATTGAAGGGATCTACTCTGATGCCGAGTTAAAGGTCGACGGTAAGAAGGTGGAAGTTCACCTGGATGTTCAGAACTTTACACCGGAACAGATCCAGGTGAAGACAGTCGGTAATGAGATCACGGTCGAGGGGAAGAAGGAGATTAAGCGAGAAGATGGGTGGACTAAGAGTCACTTCGAACGACGTTTTCTATTACCCGAAGGTTTCCCGCCGGAGAGAGTGGAGTGTCATTTGGATAAAGGGAAGCTGAAGTTGGTGGCGTTCAGGGCGGAGCCTCTGACGGAAAGAAAGATACCAATTCAAGACAAGTCTGACAGTGATAAGAGCTAG